One window of Salegentibacter sp. Hel_I_6 genomic DNA carries:
- a CDS encoding glycoside hydrolase family 3 N-terminal domain-containing protein: protein MKNRTSILFLLAVSFLVLPMQAQENAKKSPEFLQYTNSKWVDSIMESLSPKERIAQLIMVAAYSNRDNAHKEEILKLINEQKIGGLIFFQGDPKSQVELMNDYQLASEVPLLGAIDAEWGLGMRLKNTISYPYQMALGAIRDDSLVYDLGKEVARQIKRSGLHLNFAPVVDVNNNPDNPVINYRSFGENKKNVSEKGIAYMRGMQDANLLTTAKHFPGHGDTDTDSHYALPQINHPFERLDSLEMYPFKELIDAGIGGVMVAHLNIPALDSTGVPSTLSKSIITGILKDSLGFEGLIVTDAMNMKGVTKGNEPGIVDKDAILAGNDLLEFTEDVPKAIDEVSKAIQQGLISQKQLDERVRKILAVKQWVGLNDYKEIPTKNIVKEINTPQAEFLNRKLVEASLTVLKNENSILPLRKLDTLKIASISFGAEKQTKFQKTLDLYTEVKNFQLKADAKASEIEKIKEKLSDYNLVIGGIHDDSRFPRNTMKFSKPVQDFIAELSEQNNTVFSYFKNPYSINKLDKIEDATALILTYQDNETTQDLAAQLIFGGVGANGRLPVSIGEKFKSGDGLDVKGKIRFKYTLPEDAGMNSEKLFGGVDSLMQEAIKKKATPGGQILVAKNGKIVLHKAYGYHKYSDTVKVKKTDLYDLASVTKISSALPALMKLNDEGKFSLDAGIDDYLPYFKNSNKAGVPFRQILTHQARFKPWIPYWKNTRRKNGSYKWFTFKKDSSSRFPVKVSENLWLHRNYQNKMFKAIKKSELEEEAKYKYSGLTFYLLPSIVEEISGEDFRKYINENFYDKLGATTLGYNPLERFEKSRIVPTEHDYLFRRKPIHGMVHDEGAIMMGGVSANAGLFSTANDLAKLMQMYLNMGEYAGERYIEEETLKEWSTAQFPENDNHRGIGFDKPYLEYKGESSNTAKDASKASFGHTGFTGIYAWVDPEEDLLYLFLSNRVLPTRENTRLYSLNTRTKIQQVLYDSLEY from the coding sequence ATGAAGAATAGAACTTCAATCTTATTCCTTTTAGCAGTTTCATTTCTTGTTTTGCCTATGCAGGCTCAAGAAAATGCTAAAAAATCGCCAGAATTCCTTCAGTACACCAATAGTAAATGGGTAGATTCTATAATGGAGTCCTTAAGTCCGAAAGAAAGAATTGCACAATTAATTATGGTGGCGGCATATTCTAACCGGGATAATGCTCATAAAGAAGAAATACTGAAACTTATTAACGAACAAAAAATTGGTGGACTTATTTTCTTCCAGGGTGATCCTAAATCTCAGGTAGAATTGATGAACGATTACCAGTTAGCTTCAGAGGTACCGTTACTCGGCGCGATTGATGCCGAATGGGGTCTAGGAATGCGGCTTAAGAACACTATAAGTTATCCTTATCAAATGGCCCTGGGCGCGATTCGTGATGACAGTTTGGTTTACGATCTTGGAAAAGAAGTAGCGCGACAAATAAAACGAAGCGGACTTCATCTTAATTTTGCGCCGGTGGTAGATGTAAATAATAATCCGGATAATCCTGTGATCAATTACCGCTCTTTTGGGGAAAATAAGAAAAATGTTTCTGAAAAAGGAATTGCTTATATGCGTGGGATGCAGGATGCGAATTTGCTTACCACCGCAAAACATTTTCCCGGTCACGGCGATACCGATACCGATTCGCATTACGCGCTTCCGCAGATAAATCATCCTTTTGAAAGATTGGATTCCTTAGAAATGTACCCGTTTAAAGAATTAATAGACGCTGGAATTGGCGGTGTAATGGTAGCGCATTTAAATATCCCCGCTTTGGATTCTACCGGGGTGCCTTCCACTTTATCAAAATCTATCATCACCGGAATTTTAAAAGACAGTTTGGGTTTTGAAGGTTTAATCGTGACCGATGCGATGAATATGAAAGGCGTAACCAAAGGTAACGAACCCGGTATTGTTGATAAAGATGCGATTCTTGCCGGGAATGATTTGCTGGAGTTTACCGAAGATGTTCCAAAAGCTATAGATGAGGTTAGTAAAGCAATCCAACAAGGCTTGATCTCCCAAAAGCAATTGGACGAACGTGTAAGAAAAATCCTGGCGGTAAAACAATGGGTTGGATTAAACGATTATAAAGAAATTCCCACTAAAAATATTGTAAAGGAAATCAATACTCCCCAGGCGGAGTTTTTGAATAGAAAACTGGTAGAAGCTTCACTCACCGTATTGAAGAATGAAAACAGTATTTTGCCTTTAAGAAAATTAGATACTTTAAAGATCGCTTCTATCTCTTTTGGAGCCGAAAAGCAAACCAAATTTCAGAAAACCCTGGATCTTTATACTGAAGTGAAAAACTTCCAGTTAAAAGCTGATGCGAAAGCTTCAGAAATCGAGAAGATCAAAGAAAAACTTTCAGATTATAACCTGGTAATTGGTGGAATTCATGACGATAGCCGTTTTCCGAGAAATACAATGAAATTTTCAAAGCCCGTTCAGGATTTTATCGCAGAACTTTCGGAACAAAATAATACGGTCTTCAGTTATTTTAAAAATCCGTATTCCATCAATAAACTGGATAAAATTGAAGATGCCACCGCTTTGATCTTAACTTACCAGGATAACGAAACCACCCAGGATCTTGCCGCCCAACTTATTTTTGGTGGAGTAGGAGCAAATGGAAGACTTCCTGTGAGTATTGGTGAAAAATTCAAATCTGGTGATGGTTTAGATGTAAAAGGAAAAATAAGATTTAAATATACCCTTCCCGAAGATGCCGGGATGAATTCAGAAAAACTTTTTGGAGGAGTAGATTCTTTAATGCAGGAAGCTATTAAAAAAAAAGCGACGCCGGGAGGGCAAATTCTAGTCGCTAAAAACGGTAAAATCGTTCTGCATAAAGCTTACGGATACCACAAATACAGCGATACCGTAAAAGTTAAGAAAACCGATTTGTACGATCTGGCTTCGGTAACCAAGATTTCTTCGGCTTTACCGGCATTGATGAAATTGAATGATGAAGGAAAATTTAGTCTGGATGCGGGCATAGATGATTATTTACCATATTTTAAAAATTCCAACAAAGCGGGTGTTCCGTTTCGGCAAATTCTAACGCACCAGGCAAGATTTAAACCCTGGATTCCTTATTGGAAAAATACACGACGCAAAAACGGAAGTTATAAATGGTTTACGTTTAAAAAAGATTCCTCAAGTAGATTTCCAGTTAAAGTGAGTGAAAATTTATGGTTGCATCGCAATTACCAGAATAAAATGTTTAAAGCCATAAAAAAATCTGAGCTTGAAGAGGAAGCAAAATATAAATACTCGGGCCTAACTTTTTATCTTTTACCTTCTATAGTTGAAGAAATTAGTGGAGAGGATTTTAGAAAATATATCAACGAAAATTTTTATGATAAACTTGGCGCGACAACTTTAGGCTATAATCCGTTGGAACGCTTCGAAAAAAGTAGAATTGTACCTACAGAACACGATTATTTATTCCGAAGAAAACCTATTCACGGGATGGTGCATGACGAAGGTGCGATTATGATGGGTGGGGTTTCCGCCAATGCAGGGCTTTTTTCTACCGCGAACGATTTGGCAAAATTGATGCAAATGTACCTGAATATGGGTGAATATGCCGGGGAGCGTTATATTGAAGAAGAAACTTTGAAAGAATGGAGCACGGCGCAATTTCCGGAAAACGATAATCACCGCGGAATCGGATTTGACAAACCTTATTTAGAATATAAAGGCGAGAGCAGTAACACAGCAAAAGACGCCAGCAAAGCCAGTTTTGGGCATACCGGATTTACCGGAATTTACGCCTGGGTAGATCCTGAAGAAGATTTATTATATCTTTTTTTATCTAATAGAGTACTTCCTACAAGAGAAAATACACGACTCTACAGCCTGAATACCAGAACTAAAATTCAGCAGGTTTTATACGATTCTTTAGAGTATTAA
- a CDS encoding outer membrane beta-barrel family protein, producing the protein MTKNYPPVLVTLLFLFTNSLIAQHTVKGKLVSETNDPIAFANVILLNAEDSTTVYKGTFSEDNGEFLLEEIASKNYVLKVSFVGYEEYLQAISVNSDKKLKKITLKEGAANLDEVTINARKPKITRSIDRITFDVENSTLSSGSSWDILRQTPGVIMAQGQLQVRNSSVTVYINDRKVQLTSDELQTLLQSYSAENIKSIEVITNPPARYEAEGGSILNINTSSAISPGYKGSVEGNYTQGIVPKYQMGTSHYWKGDKLNVFANYTFSPRKEIKRDDSYINFSPNEEFGQRWESDFERVTRSQAHNANLILDYDFDEKNKLSFSSNFLYSPDKAFDNSVRTDITAQGNTAFSNFMTDSEVVTDEHNIALDLTYTHNLENGGSFSAATHYTRFYQDRDQIVATNYFDSAGENVQNINFNTASGQNIEIFTGQLDFNSSLGEMSFDAGAKVSNINSNSGINFSNAESLNDLYDNLSDDFYYDETVSAAYISTSRDWEKWSAQAGLRGEYTDLLGVSLSTSQRNRQEYFELFPTAYLQYRASDNHSFTLDYSRRIERPRYESLNPFRYFLNENDFNAGNPNLRAAISNNINLNYTLLGQYFFDVYYRDNGRSPASLAFQDNQNLTIRRLQANLLESKSYGLDVLHGRSITGWWYAQLYASLFHEENTFLAVESNNAEVTNEIDAVFGQLYNSFTLSKDGTFSGNLSFTYVSDYISGSYNFDPFSTLSLGVRKTLWNNRAELSLNINDIFNNTNTRLTSQYLNQDNSFFAREEMRYVRVGFKYNFGNFRLEDNQRSIEAAERDRL; encoded by the coding sequence ATGACCAAAAATTACCCCCCAGTTCTAGTTACCCTACTATTTTTATTTACCAATTCTTTAATCGCTCAACATACTGTAAAAGGTAAACTGGTGTCTGAAACCAATGATCCTATTGCATTTGCCAATGTAATTTTATTAAATGCCGAAGATTCAACTACGGTTTATAAGGGTACTTTTTCTGAAGACAATGGGGAGTTTTTGCTCGAAGAAATAGCTTCAAAAAACTATGTTTTAAAAGTGAGTTTTGTGGGCTACGAGGAGTATCTCCAGGCAATTTCGGTCAATTCTGATAAAAAATTAAAAAAGATAACCCTAAAAGAGGGCGCTGCCAATTTAGATGAAGTCACTATTAACGCCCGAAAACCAAAGATCACTCGAAGTATAGACCGTATTACCTTCGATGTAGAAAATTCTACGCTTTCCAGTGGTAGTAGTTGGGATATTTTAAGACAAACCCCGGGTGTGATTATGGCTCAGGGCCAACTACAAGTGAGAAATTCTTCAGTTACAGTTTATATTAATGACCGAAAAGTGCAACTTACTTCAGATGAATTACAAACTCTTTTACAAAGCTATTCAGCAGAAAATATAAAGTCTATTGAAGTAATTACCAATCCGCCGGCTCGCTATGAGGCTGAAGGTGGATCTATTTTGAATATCAATACATCCTCAGCTATATCTCCCGGTTATAAAGGAAGTGTAGAGGGCAATTATACGCAGGGAATTGTTCCTAAATACCAAATGGGTACCAGTCATTATTGGAAAGGCGATAAATTAAATGTCTTCGCTAATTATACTTTTAGTCCGCGAAAAGAGATAAAACGAGACGATAGTTATATAAATTTTAGTCCAAATGAAGAGTTTGGTCAAAGGTGGGAAAGCGATTTTGAAAGAGTTACGCGCTCCCAGGCGCATAATGCGAATCTGATTTTAGATTATGATTTTGATGAAAAGAACAAGCTTAGTTTTTCTTCAAATTTTCTGTATTCCCCAGACAAGGCTTTTGATAATTCGGTGCGAACCGATATTACTGCCCAGGGAAATACGGCTTTTTCAAATTTTATGACCGATAGTGAAGTTGTTACCGATGAGCATAACATTGCTTTAGATCTAACCTATACCCATAATCTTGAAAATGGAGGTAGTTTTTCTGCTGCCACACACTATACCAGGTTTTATCAGGACAGGGATCAAATAGTAGCTACCAATTATTTTGATTCAGCCGGTGAGAATGTTCAAAATATCAATTTCAATACTGCCTCGGGACAAAACATAGAAATTTTTACAGGTCAACTTGATTTTAATAGTTCGCTAGGTGAGATGAGTTTTGATGCCGGGGCGAAGGTTTCAAATATAAATTCTAACAGTGGGATCAACTTTTCTAATGCAGAAAGCCTCAACGATCTATATGATAACCTTTCCGACGATTTTTACTATGACGAAACAGTTTCTGCGGCTTATATTAGTACCTCCAGGGATTGGGAAAAATGGAGTGCCCAAGCCGGTTTAAGGGGAGAATATACTGATCTTTTAGGAGTATCTTTATCAACAAGTCAACGAAACCGTCAGGAATATTTTGAACTTTTTCCAACTGCTTATTTACAATATCGCGCTTCTGATAATCATAGTTTTACGCTGGATTATAGCCGAAGAATTGAACGACCACGTTATGAAAGCTTGAATCCGTTTAGATATTTTTTGAATGAAAACGATTTTAATGCCGGAAACCCGAATTTACGTGCGGCAATTAGCAATAATATCAATCTGAATTATACGCTTTTAGGGCAGTATTTTTTCGATGTGTATTATCGTGATAATGGGAGATCACCGGCAAGTTTAGCTTTTCAGGATAATCAAAACCTAACCATTAGAAGGTTGCAGGCCAATTTGCTGGAAAGCAAAAGCTACGGACTCGACGTTTTGCACGGCAGATCAATTACCGGCTGGTGGTATGCACAATTATACGCTTCACTTTTCCACGAAGAGAATACCTTCTTAGCGGTAGAGAGCAATAATGCGGAAGTTACCAATGAAATTGATGCTGTTTTTGGTCAATTATATAACTCATTTACCCTTTCAAAAGACGGAACTTTCTCAGGAAATCTAAGTTTCACTTATGTTTCAGATTATATTTCGGGTTCTTATAATTTCGATCCTTTTTCAACTTTAAGCCTTGGAGTAAGAAAAACACTTTGGAATAATCGTGCAGAATTAAGCCTGAATATCAACGATATTTTTAATAATACCAATACCAGGCTGACTTCCCAATATTTAAATCAGGATAATTCCTTTTTTGCACGGGAGGAAATGCGTTATGTGCGGGTTGGATTTAAATATAACTTCGGAAACTTTAGACTGGAAGACAACCAACGCAGCATAGAAGCCGCTGAGAGGGATAGGTTGTAA
- the dusB gene encoding tRNA dihydrouridine synthase DusB: MAKIGNIDVGDFPLLLAPMEDVSDPPFRALCKEQGADVVYTEFISSEGLIRDAAKSTMKLDIYEKERPVGIQIFGANLESMLQSVEIVEKSGPDIIDINFGCPVKKVVSKGAGAGILKDIDLMVSLTEAMVKHTNLPITVKTRLGWDNDSIKIVEVAERLQDVGCKAISIHGRTRVQMYKGEANWAPIAEVKNNSRMHIPVFGNGDVDTPERAVEMRDKFGLDGAMIGRASIGYPWFFREVKHYFETGEHLPPPNMLERLDAARRHLQMAIDWKGERLGVFETRRHYTNYFKGIPHFKEHRMKMVTSDDAADVFAAFDEVERDFSDFQFA; the protein is encoded by the coding sequence GTGGCTAAAATAGGAAATATAGATGTAGGAGACTTCCCGTTGCTGTTGGCACCGATGGAAGATGTGAGTGACCCGCCATTCCGTGCGCTTTGCAAGGAGCAGGGGGCCGATGTGGTTTACACTGAATTTATCTCTTCAGAAGGGCTTATTCGCGATGCAGCGAAAAGTACTATGAAACTTGATATTTACGAAAAAGAACGCCCGGTGGGTATCCAGATTTTCGGAGCCAACCTGGAATCTATGTTGCAATCGGTAGAAATTGTAGAAAAATCTGGCCCTGATATTATTGATATTAATTTTGGTTGTCCGGTGAAAAAAGTGGTTTCTAAAGGTGCCGGTGCCGGTATTCTAAAAGATATAGATCTTATGGTTTCGCTTACCGAAGCCATGGTAAAACACACCAACCTGCCAATTACTGTAAAAACCCGTTTGGGCTGGGATAACGATTCTATTAAAATCGTTGAGGTTGCAGAAAGACTTCAGGATGTTGGTTGTAAAGCCATTTCTATACACGGGCGAACCCGTGTTCAAATGTATAAAGGCGAAGCCAATTGGGCCCCGATTGCCGAGGTTAAGAATAATTCACGAATGCATATTCCGGTGTTTGGAAACGGCGATGTTGATACGCCCGAAAGAGCGGTAGAAATGCGTGATAAATTCGGACTTGACGGTGCGATGATTGGTCGTGCCAGTATTGGTTATCCCTGGTTTTTTAGAGAAGTAAAGCATTACTTTGAAACCGGAGAACATTTACCACCGCCTAATATGCTGGAACGCCTGGATGCTGCAAGGCGTCACCTACAAATGGCGATTGACTGGAAAGGGGAGCGGTTAGGTGTTTTTGAAACCCGCCGCCATTATACCAATTATTTCAAAGGAATACCACATTTCAAAGAACACCGCATGAAAATGGTAACCAGCGATGATGCTGCCGATGTTTTTGCTGCGTTTGATGAGGTAGAAAGGGATTTTTCAGATTTCCAGTTTGCTTAA
- a CDS encoding ABC transporter permease codes for MKFPFYIARRYLFSKSSNNAINIITIIAAIGVFAGAFSLFIVLSGFAGLKDFSLSFSNKFDPDLKVLPSSGKTFQFPNDKAEDLAEIEGISGFSRIIEERIFLDYRNKNHTAFLKGVDNNYQQVTQIDSAVSGSWLTNSEAQVVVGNTISRKLGLSIFNYQNLLNVMVPRPGKGQITGLDPGQAFNQEKVIISGIYSVNEDLDDKYVFSNLNFARNLLELDENTFSGIEIKIAPGANPDIITAEIKELFGDEIIIKNRAQLNETLYKMLNTENLAVYLIFTLVLIIALFNVAGSIIMVILDKRDNIKTLFSLGASESQIKQIFFTQGILMTVIGGAIGLSAAVLLVYLQLQFDLVMITPSLPYPVAITFENILIVIFTIGILGLIASFIAAGSSRKALKAV; via the coding sequence TTGAAGTTTCCCTTCTACATCGCCAGGCGCTATCTTTTTAGCAAAAGCAGCAATAATGCCATTAATATTATCACCATTATTGCAGCCATTGGGGTGTTTGCAGGGGCTTTTTCCTTATTCATAGTACTTTCAGGGTTTGCCGGACTTAAAGACTTTAGTCTTTCGTTTTCCAATAAATTTGATCCCGATTTAAAAGTACTCCCGTCAAGCGGAAAAACATTTCAGTTCCCGAATGATAAAGCTGAAGATCTGGCTGAAATTGAAGGGATTTCTGGATTCAGCAGAATCATTGAAGAGCGAATTTTTCTCGATTACCGCAATAAAAACCACACCGCTTTTCTAAAAGGGGTAGACAATAATTATCAGCAAGTTACACAAATAGACAGTGCGGTTTCGGGTTCCTGGTTAACCAATAGCGAAGCACAGGTAGTGGTTGGAAATACTATTTCCAGAAAACTGGGCCTTAGTATTTTTAATTATCAGAATCTATTAAATGTAATGGTGCCGCGCCCGGGAAAAGGACAAATTACCGGTTTAGATCCCGGCCAGGCTTTTAACCAGGAAAAAGTAATTATAAGCGGAATTTATAGCGTAAATGAAGACTTAGACGATAAATATGTTTTTTCTAATCTAAATTTTGCCAGAAATCTTTTAGAACTAGATGAAAATACTTTTTCCGGAATTGAAATTAAAATTGCCCCAGGTGCTAATCCAGATATCATTACCGCTGAAATAAAAGAACTTTTTGGAGATGAAATCATCATAAAAAACCGGGCACAACTCAACGAGACGCTTTATAAAATGCTGAATACCGAAAATCTTGCGGTCTATCTTATTTTTACGTTGGTGTTGATAATCGCACTTTTTAATGTTGCCGGTTCTATTATTATGGTGATCCTGGATAAACGTGATAATATTAAAACACTATTTAGCCTGGGCGCTTCCGAAAGTCAGATCAAACAAATTTTCTTTACCCAGGGAATCCTTATGACTGTTATTGGTGGGGCCATTGGTCTTTCTGCTGCAGTTTTATTGGTTTACTTGCAACTGCAATTTGATCTTGTTATGATCACTCCCAGCCTGCCCTATCCCGTAGCCATTACTTTTGAAAACATTCTTATCGTGATATTTACCATAGGAATTCTAGGGCTTATCGCTTCATTTATAGCGGCGGGTAGTAGTAGAAAAGCTTTAAAAGCGGTTTAA
- the rbfA gene encoding 30S ribosome-binding factor RbfA, with translation MEETNRQKKIGGVLQRDLADILQKNLKDAGRTGVIISVSKVKVTTDLSIAKAYISIFPQKHAQEVIEEINLGKSKIKHEMAQRTKNQLRKMPEINYYLDDSLDYIEGIEKSIKGEENPITDPDLLERRKKS, from the coding sequence ATGGAAGAGACAAACAGACAAAAGAAAATAGGAGGGGTTTTGCAACGCGATCTAGCCGATATTCTGCAAAAAAACCTGAAAGATGCCGGGAGAACAGGAGTAATTATTTCGGTCTCTAAAGTGAAAGTGACCACAGATCTTTCCATTGCTAAGGCTTATATCAGTATTTTTCCGCAGAAACACGCGCAGGAAGTTATAGAGGAAATAAACCTTGGCAAATCTAAGATCAAGCACGAAATGGCACAGCGCACTAAAAATCAGTTGCGTAAAATGCCGGAGATCAATTATTACTTAGACGATTCTTTAGATTATATAGAAGGTATAGAAAAATCTATTAAGGGCGAAGAAAACCCAATCACCGATCCCGACCTACTGGAACGCCGGAAAAAATCTTAA
- the mce gene encoding methylmalonyl-CoA epimerase, with the protein MKKIEHIGIAVKDLEAANATYNAVLGSEHYKTESVESEGVSTSFFKIGESKIELLAATTSNSPIAKFIEKRGEGIHHIAFAVDDIKAEITRLQKEGFKLINTEPKDGADNKLVAFMHPKSANGVLVELCQEKSTSPVQSKGEGASS; encoded by the coding sequence ATGAAGAAAATTGAACATATTGGTATTGCCGTTAAGGACCTTGAAGCGGCAAATGCCACTTATAATGCGGTTTTGGGAAGTGAACATTATAAAACCGAAAGTGTGGAAAGTGAAGGAGTGAGTACGTCTTTTTTTAAAATTGGGGAAAGTAAAATTGAATTATTAGCTGCTACAACTTCTAATAGTCCTATTGCGAAATTTATAGAAAAACGGGGTGAAGGAATTCACCATATAGCTTTTGCGGTAGATGATATTAAAGCTGAAATCACACGACTCCAAAAAGAAGGTTTTAAGCTGATAAATACCGAGCCTAAAGACGGCGCCGATAATAAGCTGGTAGCTTTTATGCATCCTAAAAGTGCTAACGGGGTATTGGTAGAATTATGCCAGGAAAAAAGCACTTCCCCAGTCCAGTCTAAAGGAGAGGGAGCGAGCAGTTAA